One Luteimonas sp. MC1825 DNA segment encodes these proteins:
- a CDS encoding aminotransferase class IV: MDAPAHPGHFTTFQVREGAVRGLDLHLARLEGATRSMFGYSLDLAGLRSRIREAIAGDAAQACTVRVVVAGAQGARVQGAADAGDAPMTRIEIEGPREPGAHALRLRSRCLQRVDPHLKHLAIAPQLDARREAQAEGFDDALLVDRGGLVAEGSFWNIGFGGRAGITWPVAPALRGVSERLLQARLAARGVVQQAMPVRLDALGAFDFAFATNSRGLQEIGSIDGHAFRGDPGSAAGVRAAFATIAWQVV, from the coding sequence ATGGACGCGCCGGCGCACCCCGGGCACTTCACCACCTTCCAGGTGCGCGAAGGCGCGGTGCGCGGGCTTGACCTGCACCTCGCGCGCCTTGAAGGTGCGACCCGTTCAATGTTCGGCTACAGCCTGGATCTTGCGGGCTTGCGCAGCCGGATCCGGGAGGCGATTGCCGGCGACGCCGCGCAGGCCTGCACCGTGCGTGTAGTGGTCGCAGGTGCGCAGGGCGCACGCGTGCAAGGTGCTGCCGATGCCGGTGATGCACCGATGACCCGCATCGAGATCGAAGGTCCGCGTGAACCCGGCGCCCACGCACTGCGCCTGCGGTCGCGGTGCCTGCAGCGCGTCGATCCGCACCTCAAGCACCTCGCCATCGCGCCCCAACTGGACGCGCGAAGGGAAGCGCAGGCGGAGGGCTTCGACGATGCGCTCCTGGTCGACCGCGGCGGGCTGGTGGCGGAAGGCAGCTTCTGGAATATCGGCTTCGGCGGCCGTGCCGGCATCACCTGGCCCGTCGCCCCCGCGCTGCGCGGCGTGAGCGAACGCCTGCTGCAGGCGCGCCTGGCGGCACGGGGCGTCGTGCAGCAGGCCATGCCGGTGCGGCTGGATGCGCTGGGCGCGTTCGATTTCGCGTTCGCGACCAACTCGCGCGGGTTGCAGGAGATCGGGTCGATCGATGGCCATGCCTTCCGCGGCGATCCAGGATCGGCCGCCGGCGTGCGCGCCGCTTTCGCGACCATTGCCTGGCAGGTGGTCTGA
- the rpsP gene encoding 30S ribosomal protein S16 — MVKIRLTRGGAKKRPFYHIIVTDSRSARDGRNIERVGYYNPVATGAESRVVLDTARVDHWVGQGAQMTDKVRNLYREAQAPATAAAPAA; from the coding sequence ATGGTCAAGATCCGCCTCACCCGCGGCGGCGCCAAGAAGCGCCCCTTCTACCACATCATCGTCACCGACTCGCGCAGCGCGCGCGACGGCCGCAACATCGAGCGCGTGGGTTACTACAACCCCGTCGCCACCGGCGCCGAGTCACGCGTGGTGCTCGATACCGCCCGGGTCGACCATTGGGTCGGGCAGGGTGCGCAGATGACCGACAAGGTCCGCAACCTGTACCGCGAGGCGCAGGCTCCGGCCACCGCAGCGGCTCCGGCCGCCTGA
- the rimM gene encoding ribosome maturation factor RimM (Essential for efficient processing of 16S rRNA): MDVTGRRILLGRVHGAFGVRGELKLESFTEPARAILGYQPWTLRDAQGAERVAEGATGRETAKGLVARLPGIEDRDAAEALRGTEVWVARESLPPPAPGEYYWVDLEGLRVHNVDGSDFGTVSHLFSTGANDVLVARGDRERMIPFVVPDYVVSIDFDAGLVTVDWDPGF; the protein is encoded by the coding sequence ATGGACGTCACCGGGCGCCGCATCCTGCTGGGCAGGGTCCACGGCGCCTTCGGCGTGCGTGGCGAGCTGAAACTCGAGTCCTTCACCGAGCCGGCGCGCGCGATCCTCGGCTACCAGCCGTGGACCCTGCGCGATGCGCAGGGCGCCGAGCGCGTGGCCGAGGGCGCCACTGGCCGCGAGACGGCGAAGGGCCTGGTCGCACGACTGCCCGGCATCGAGGACCGTGACGCCGCCGAGGCACTGCGCGGCACCGAGGTCTGGGTGGCACGCGAATCGCTGCCGCCGCCCGCACCCGGCGAGTACTACTGGGTCGACCTCGAAGGCCTGCGCGTGCACAACGTCGACGGCAGCGATTTCGGCACGGTGTCGCACCTGTTCTCCACCGGCGCCAACGATGTGCTGGTCGCACGCGGCGACCGCGAGCGGATGATTCCGTTCGTGGTGCCTGACTACGTCGTGTCGATCGATTTCGACGCCGGCCTGGTCACCGTCGACTGGGATCCCGGGTTCTAG
- the trmD gene encoding tRNA (guanosine(37)-N1)-methyltransferase TrmD: MRIDVVSLFPEFVTQVAGHGVVGRAGERGLLSVHGWNPRDFAEGSYRRVDDRPFGGGPGMVMMVEPLRTALAAARAAAPQPARVVYLSPQGRPFDQARARALALEPRLVLLCGRYEGVDERLLAAEVDEELSIGDYVLSGGELAAAVVVDAVARLLPGALNDVESAAQDSFEPSTDGTGPLLLDCPHYTRPLEHAYGAVPPVLLSGNHAAIARWRRQQALGRTWQRRPDLIDRGALSRADARLLDEFLATAGDPSQEAP; this comes from the coding sequence ATGCGCATCGACGTCGTCAGCCTGTTTCCCGAGTTCGTCACCCAGGTCGCGGGCCACGGCGTGGTCGGGCGTGCGGGCGAGCGTGGACTGCTGTCGGTGCACGGCTGGAACCCGCGTGATTTCGCCGAAGGCAGCTACCGCCGCGTCGACGACCGCCCGTTCGGCGGTGGCCCGGGCATGGTGATGATGGTCGAGCCGTTGCGCACGGCGCTGGCCGCCGCGCGGGCCGCGGCACCGCAGCCGGCGCGCGTGGTCTACCTCAGTCCCCAGGGCAGGCCGTTCGACCAGGCCCGCGCGCGCGCGCTGGCGCTGGAGCCGCGCCTGGTGCTGCTGTGTGGCCGCTACGAGGGCGTCGACGAGCGCCTGCTGGCCGCCGAGGTGGACGAGGAACTGTCGATCGGCGACTACGTGCTCTCGGGCGGTGAGCTCGCCGCGGCGGTCGTGGTCGACGCGGTGGCCAGGCTGCTGCCGGGCGCGCTCAACGATGTCGAGTCCGCGGCGCAGGACAGTTTCGAGCCTTCAACAGACGGCACTGGCCCCTTGCTGCTGGACTGCCCGCACTACACGCGGCCGCTGGAGCATGCCTACGGCGCGGTGCCGCCGGTGCTGCTGTCCGGCAACCACGCCGCGATCGCCCGCTGGCGCCGCCAGCAGGCGCTCGGCCGCACCTGGCAGCGCCGCCCGGACCTGATCGACCGCGGCGCCCTGTCCCGGGCTGATGCACGATTGCTGGACGAATTCCTCGCCACCGCGGGTGACCCGTCGCAGGAAGCCCCGTAA
- the rplS gene encoding 50S ribosomal protein L19, which translates to MNKPSINTLLQNFEAEQTTRQLPDFGPGDTVIVNVKVKEGNRERVQAYEGVVIAKKNAGLNSAFTVRKISHGFGVERVFQSHSLMIDSVQVKRRGAVRAGKLYYLRGLQGKKARIREDLAGNAKAKAAAQAAAAAESSAE; encoded by the coding sequence ATGAACAAGCCCTCGATCAACACGCTGCTGCAGAACTTCGAAGCCGAGCAGACCACGCGCCAGCTGCCGGACTTCGGTCCCGGCGACACCGTCATCGTCAACGTCAAGGTGAAGGAAGGCAACCGCGAGCGCGTCCAGGCCTATGAAGGCGTGGTCATCGCCAAGAAGAACGCCGGCCTGAACTCCGCGTTCACCGTGCGCAAGATCTCCCACGGCTTCGGCGTCGAGCGCGTGTTCCAGAGCCACAGCCTGATGATCGATTCGGTGCAGGTGAAGCGCCGTGGCGCGGTGCGCGCCGGCAAGCTGTACTACCTGCGTGGCCTGCAGGGCAAGAAGGCGCGCATCCGCGAGGATCTCGCCGGCAACGCCAAGGCCAAGGCCGCCGCGCAGGCCGCCGCCGCGGCCGAGTCGTCCGCCGAGTAA
- a CDS encoding S4 domain-containing protein produces the protein MPATTAPTASAGVPASIRIDVWLWAARFFRTRTLARQAVEHGKVELGGQRPKASRAVRVGDRLRIARGEEVFVVEVAALTDSRGPAPVAQALYREDEASLKARDEARLARRDAQAGYRAPEHRPDKRARRLIRALGDIDLS, from the coding sequence ATGCCTGCAACGACCGCTCCCACTGCCAGCGCCGGTGTTCCTGCGTCGATACGCATCGACGTCTGGCTGTGGGCTGCGCGTTTCTTCCGGACGCGCACGCTGGCTCGCCAGGCGGTCGAACACGGCAAGGTCGAGCTCGGTGGGCAGCGGCCCAAGGCCTCGCGCGCGGTGCGGGTAGGCGACCGCCTGCGCATCGCCCGCGGCGAAGAGGTGTTCGTGGTCGAGGTGGCGGCGTTGACGGACTCGCGCGGTCCCGCTCCGGTCGCCCAGGCCCTGTACCGCGAGGACGAGGCGTCACTGAAGGCGCGCGACGAGGCGCGCCTTGCACGCCGCGACGCGCAGGCCGGTTACCGCGCGCCGGAGCATCGCCCCGACAAGCGCGCGCGCCGGCTGATCAGGGCGCTTGGCGACATCGACCTGAGCTGA
- a CDS encoding DUF937 domain-containing protein, whose amino-acid sequence MAMLTDDLLAQLQGAPAQQLAQQLGLTPSQASGAINAALPLLLGALGRNASQPQGAQALYGALQKDHAGMDIGSVLGAVLGSGGAGQGGAILGHIFGGGQQRAEAGVAQATGLGQGTAGQLLKMLAPIVMAYLAKRAMSSGQAQQNDGAAALGDMLGQEQQQIRQEGGLGGGLLGAVLDQDGDGQLGLGDLARLGGLFGRK is encoded by the coding sequence ATGGCGATGTTGACCGACGACCTCCTTGCGCAGCTGCAGGGCGCACCTGCTCAGCAGCTCGCCCAGCAGTTGGGCCTTACCCCGTCACAGGCCTCCGGTGCGATCAACGCGGCCCTGCCCCTGCTGCTCGGTGCCCTTGGCCGCAATGCCAGCCAACCGCAGGGTGCGCAGGCGCTGTACGGCGCGCTGCAGAAGGACCACGCGGGCATGGACATCGGCAGCGTGCTGGGCGCGGTCCTCGGCAGCGGCGGAGCCGGCCAGGGCGGCGCGATCCTCGGCCACATCTTCGGTGGCGGCCAGCAGCGTGCCGAAGCGGGCGTGGCCCAGGCCACCGGCCTCGGCCAGGGCACGGCCGGGCAGCTGCTGAAGATGCTCGCGCCGATCGTGATGGCCTACCTCGCCAAACGCGCGATGTCCTCCGGGCAGGCGCAACAGAATGACGGCGCCGCAGCGCTGGGCGACATGCTCGGCCAGGAGCAGCAGCAGATCCGCCAGGAAGGCGGGCTTGGTGGCGGCCTGCTTGGCGCGGTGCTCGACCAGGACGGCGACGGCCAGCTCGGCCTTGGCGACCTCGCAAGGCTCGGCGGGCTGTTCGGGCGGAAATAG
- the mutS gene encoding DNA mismatch repair protein MutS: MKSEATPEHTPLMKQFFAAKAEHADVLMFFRMGDFYELFHDDARKAAKLLDITLTQRGSSAGQPIPMAGVPYHAAEGYLARLVALGESVAICEQVGDPATSKGLVERKVVRIVTPGTLTDEALLSERRDTLLLAVARGKAGYGLAWADLAAGRFLVNEVAGDDALEAELARLDPAELLLPDDDGWPAFATTRIGLRRRAPWLFDADAGRRQLLRFFALHDLSAFGIQDRPLAIAAAGALLGYVEETQKQRLPHLTAIAVESSDGAIAMNAATRRHLELDTRVDGEQKHTLLGVLDRTVTPMGGRMLRRWLHRPLRDRGVVGERQHAVAALLASGIERDLRERFRALGDVERILSRIALRSARPRDLGTLRDALAMLPELRTMLAPLDSPRLAALVAGLGEHAGQAALLATALVEQPPVLARDGGVFADGHDAELAELRRLSTHADQFLVDLELREREASGIATLKVGYNRVHGYFIEIGKSHAAKVPTHYSRRQTLTGAERYITEELKAFEDKVLSARERALARERLLYEELLDTLNTDLESLKRCAAALGELDVLACLAERAVALDWARPELVEDACLEVERGRHPVVEAVRDAPFEPNDLDLHADRRMLVITGPNMGGKSTYMRQNALIVLLAYIGSFVPARAARIGPIDRILTRIGAGDDLARGQSTFMVEMSETSYILHHASAQSLVLMDEIGRGTSTYDGLALADACARHLAAHNRCYTLFATHYFELTALAEPGSGIANVHLDAVEHRDRDGAESLVFMHAVKDGPADRSFGLQVAALAGLPKPVLRQARARLAELERHGHVASPPLSAETLDAPQQFGLFSPASAALDALAGIDPDDLTPKQALEALYRLKALG, encoded by the coding sequence ATGAAGTCGGAAGCAACGCCGGAACACACGCCCCTCATGAAGCAGTTCTTCGCCGCCAAGGCGGAGCATGCCGACGTGCTGATGTTCTTCCGCATGGGCGACTTCTACGAGCTGTTCCACGACGACGCCCGCAAGGCGGCGAAGCTGCTCGACATCACCCTGACCCAGCGCGGGTCGTCCGCCGGGCAGCCGATTCCGATGGCGGGCGTGCCCTACCACGCGGCCGAGGGCTACCTGGCGCGACTGGTGGCGCTGGGCGAGTCGGTGGCGATCTGCGAGCAGGTCGGCGACCCCGCCACCAGCAAGGGCCTGGTGGAGCGCAAGGTGGTGCGCATCGTCACTCCCGGCACCCTCACCGACGAGGCGCTGCTGAGCGAGCGTCGCGACACGCTGCTGCTGGCGGTGGCGCGCGGCAAGGCCGGCTACGGCCTGGCGTGGGCAGACCTCGCGGCCGGCCGCTTCCTGGTCAACGAAGTCGCCGGCGATGACGCGCTCGAGGCCGAACTGGCGCGCCTCGACCCCGCCGAACTCCTGCTCCCCGACGACGACGGCTGGCCGGCCTTCGCGACGACCCGCATCGGTCTGCGCCGGCGCGCGCCATGGCTGTTCGACGCCGACGCCGGGCGCCGCCAGCTGCTGCGGTTCTTCGCGCTGCACGACCTGTCGGCGTTCGGCATCCAGGACCGCCCGCTGGCGATCGCCGCCGCGGGTGCCCTGCTCGGCTACGTCGAGGAGACCCAGAAGCAGCGCCTGCCGCACTTGACCGCGATCGCGGTCGAATCCAGCGACGGCGCGATCGCGATGAACGCCGCAACGCGTCGCCACCTCGAACTCGACACCCGCGTCGACGGTGAACAGAAACACACGCTGCTGGGCGTGCTCGACAGAACGGTGACTCCGATGGGCGGCCGCATGCTGCGCCGCTGGCTGCACCGTCCGCTGCGCGACCGTGGTGTGGTCGGCGAGCGCCAGCACGCGGTGGCGGCGCTGCTCGCCAGCGGCATAGAACGCGACCTGCGCGAGCGCTTCCGCGCGCTCGGCGACGTGGAGCGCATCCTGTCGCGCATCGCGCTGCGCTCGGCGCGCCCGCGCGACCTCGGCACGCTGCGCGACGCGCTCGCCATGCTGCCGGAGTTGCGCACGATGCTGGCGCCGCTCGATTCGCCGCGCCTCGCAGCGCTGGTTGCCGGCCTCGGCGAACACGCCGGGCAGGCCGCGCTGCTGGCCACGGCGCTGGTCGAGCAGCCGCCGGTGCTGGCCCGCGACGGCGGCGTGTTCGCCGATGGCCACGACGCGGAGCTCGCCGAGCTGCGCCGCCTGTCCACACACGCCGACCAGTTCCTGGTCGACCTGGAACTGCGCGAGCGCGAGGCCAGCGGCATCGCCACGCTCAAGGTCGGCTACAACCGCGTGCACGGCTACTTCATCGAGATCGGCAAGTCGCACGCTGCCAAGGTGCCGACGCACTACAGCCGCCGGCAGACGCTGACCGGCGCCGAGCGTTACATCACCGAGGAACTGAAGGCGTTCGAGGACAAGGTGCTGTCCGCGCGCGAACGCGCCCTGGCGCGCGAACGGCTGCTGTACGAAGAACTGCTGGATACCCTCAACACCGACCTCGAGTCGCTCAAGCGCTGTGCCGCCGCGCTGGGCGAGCTCGACGTGCTCGCCTGCCTGGCCGAGCGTGCAGTGGCGCTCGACTGGGCGCGACCCGAGCTGGTCGAGGACGCCTGCCTCGAGGTCGAACGCGGGCGCCACCCGGTGGTCGAGGCGGTCCGCGACGCACCATTCGAACCCAACGACCTCGACCTGCACGCCGATCGCCGCATGCTGGTGATCACCGGCCCGAACATGGGCGGCAAGAGCACCTACATGCGCCAGAACGCGCTGATCGTGCTGCTGGCCTACATCGGCAGCTTCGTGCCGGCGCGCGCGGCGCGGATCGGCCCGATCGACCGCATCCTCACCCGCATCGGCGCCGGGGATGACCTGGCCCGCGGCCAGTCGACCTTCATGGTGGAGATGAGCGAGACCAGCTACATCCTGCACCACGCCAGCGCGCAATCGCTGGTGCTGATGGACGAGATCGGCCGCGGCACCTCGACCTACGACGGACTGGCGCTCGCCGATGCCTGCGCGCGCCACCTGGCCGCGCACAACCGCTGCTACACGCTGTTTGCCACCCACTACTTCGAGCTCACCGCGTTGGCCGAACCCGGCAGTGGCATCGCCAACGTGCACCTGGACGCGGTGGAGCACCGTGACAGGGACGGCGCCGAGAGCCTGGTGTTCATGCACGCGGTCAAGGACGGCCCCGCCGACCGCAGCTTCGGCCTGCAGGTGGCCGCGCTGGCCGGCCTGCCCAAGCCGGTGCTGCGCCAGGCGCGGGCGCGCCTGGCGGAACTCGAACGGCATGGCCATGTCGCGTCGCCGCCGCTGTCGGCCGAGACGCTGGACGCACCGCAGCAGTTCGGCCTGTTCTCGCCTGCGTCGGCGGCGCTTGATGCGCTCGCCGGCATCGATCCCGACGACCTCACGCCGAAGCAGGCGCTGGAAGCGCTGTACAGGTTGAAGGCGCTGGGGTGA
- a CDS encoding GGDEF domain-containing protein gives MDTHPLPAVAERTRVHDPRLAAHWRLALAAITPGARLLFSDAASAAAPMLADHFYGEMLDDPRAARFLSPDQVRDRLKPSLQRWLLELLGAGPDDVDAVAATQETVGLVHARIGIPVDLVGRGARLLKGELQAAIRKAGAAGHADAVIEAIVGVDALIDLALEAMTRAYDISREQAGTIDASYRLFSLIQNVGTERERQRALLLAWENTLLYALSLEQPPAAAPLLLSRSEFGLWFTHKGMASFGETPETRRVAELVEAVDTGLRDGLPQAGNPALRRALVDETRAVVAAIRNLLTMMFDGIGDLESGRDALTRLLNRRFLPTVLRREIQLQANTGRTFAVLMIDLDHFKVINDSHGHEVGDRALQQVAALLVQNTRGSDYLFRYGGEEFVVVLGSVGASEALAIAEGLRSCVAGAPVALSDGETLMLTASIGLALQDGHPDYERILARADAAMYAAKRNGRNRVVVATDDLPEPPGVVQLRQR, from the coding sequence ATGGATACCCACCCCCTCCCGGCCGTTGCCGAGCGCACACGCGTGCACGATCCCCGGCTTGCCGCGCACTGGCGCCTGGCGCTCGCCGCGATCACCCCCGGCGCGCGCCTCCTGTTCAGCGACGCCGCTTCGGCGGCGGCCCCGATGCTGGCCGACCACTTCTACGGCGAAATGCTCGACGACCCCCGCGCTGCGCGGTTCCTGTCCCCGGACCAGGTCCGCGACCGGCTGAAGCCGTCGCTGCAACGCTGGCTGCTGGAACTGCTCGGCGCCGGGCCCGACGACGTCGATGCCGTGGCCGCCACCCAGGAGACGGTGGGGCTGGTGCACGCGCGGATCGGCATTCCCGTGGACCTGGTGGGCCGCGGTGCACGCCTGTTGAAGGGCGAGCTGCAGGCAGCGATCCGGAAGGCCGGCGCGGCGGGTCACGCCGACGCCGTCATCGAGGCGATCGTCGGCGTGGACGCGCTCATCGACCTGGCCCTGGAGGCCATGACCCGCGCCTATGACATCTCGCGCGAGCAGGCCGGCACCATCGACGCCTCCTACCGGCTGTTCTCGCTGATCCAGAACGTCGGCACCGAGCGCGAACGCCAGCGCGCGCTGCTGCTGGCCTGGGAGAACACCCTGCTGTACGCGCTGAGCCTGGAGCAGCCGCCGGCAGCGGCACCGCTGCTGCTGTCGCGTTCCGAGTTCGGCCTGTGGTTCACGCACAAGGGCATGGCCAGTTTCGGCGAGACGCCGGAGACACGGCGCGTGGCCGAACTGGTCGAGGCCGTCGACACGGGCCTGCGTGATGGCCTGCCGCAGGCGGGGAACCCGGCGCTGCGGCGCGCGCTGGTCGACGAGACGCGCGCGGTCGTCGCCGCGATCCGCAACCTGCTCACGATGATGTTCGACGGCATCGGCGACCTCGAGTCCGGCCGCGACGCGCTCACGCGACTGCTCAACCGGCGCTTCCTGCCGACCGTCCTGCGCCGCGAGATCCAGCTGCAGGCCAACACCGGCCGGACGTTCGCGGTGTTGATGATCGACCTCGACCACTTCAAGGTGATCAACGACAGCCACGGCCACGAGGTCGGTGATCGCGCCCTGCAGCAGGTCGCCGCGCTGCTGGTGCAGAACACGCGCGGCAGCGACTACCTGTTCCGGTACGGCGGCGAGGAGTTCGTGGTGGTGCTTGGCTCGGTGGGAGCCTCCGAGGCGCTGGCGATCGCCGAGGGCCTGCGCAGCTGCGTCGCGGGCGCACCGGTGGCACTGTCCGACGGTGAAACCCTGATGTTGACCGCGAGCATCGGCCTCGCGCTGCAGGATGGGCACCCCGACTACGAGCGCATCCTTGCCCGCGCGGACGCGGCCATGTACGCCGCCAAGCGCAATGGACGCAACCGCGTGGTGGTGGCGACCGACGACCTTCCGGAGCCACCCGGCGTGGTGCAGCTCAGGCAGCGCTGA